A window of Candidatus Deferrimicrobiaceae bacterium contains these coding sequences:
- a CDS encoding LptF/LptG family permease, producing MKRLHKYILAEVAGPFFIGLLTFTLVVLLHRFSLLSDLVVSKGVPPELGGRLLLAFVPMFLEITLPAALLLAVLLALGRFGADSEITAMQTAGMGMRSFAGPVMLVSILAFSASLYIGWAGVAWGNREMKATLARILSIRAGAGASEHVFQEITPDVLLFPDRMSTDGRRMDGLLLVHNLGRREPALVFARRGEFASGTTNAVGLTLLDGAVHTDAPEDNAYRFASFRSLEFRLPLALSDAINPDDPRNLTVPQLFRKIREKGTGKEGATFIYHFHRRLSLAASCLAFGLAAVPLGLFQRARGKSPALAITVAVILFYYMFLAAAGAVESSSRIGMILLMWLPNLLVFGGAVVIFRMSETGIPAPPRILTILSARR from the coding sequence GTGAAACGGCTCCACAAATATATCCTCGCCGAGGTGGCGGGCCCTTTTTTCATCGGTCTGCTCACCTTCACGCTGGTTGTCCTTCTCCATCGCTTCTCGCTGCTCTCCGACCTCGTCGTGTCCAAGGGCGTGCCGCCCGAGCTTGGCGGGCGACTGCTGCTCGCCTTCGTCCCCATGTTCCTCGAGATCACCCTGCCCGCCGCGCTGCTGCTGGCGGTCCTGCTCGCCCTGGGCCGTTTCGGCGCCGATTCCGAGATCACGGCCATGCAGACCGCGGGGATGGGAATGCGCAGCTTCGCCGGGCCCGTCATGCTGGTCAGCATCCTCGCCTTTTCCGCCAGCCTCTACATCGGTTGGGCAGGGGTCGCCTGGGGAAACCGCGAGATGAAAGCCACCCTCGCCCGCATCCTGTCGATCCGCGCGGGCGCCGGCGCCTCCGAGCACGTCTTCCAGGAGATCACGCCCGACGTCCTCCTTTTTCCCGACCGGATGTCGACCGACGGCCGGCGGATGGACGGCCTTCTGCTCGTCCACAACCTCGGCCGCCGCGAGCCCGCGCTGGTCTTCGCCCGGCGCGGGGAGTTCGCTTCCGGCACCACGAACGCGGTCGGCCTGACGCTGCTCGACGGCGCCGTCCACACCGATGCGCCCGAGGACAACGCCTACCGGTTCGCAAGTTTCCGCTCGCTCGAATTCCGGCTGCCGCTGGCGCTCTCCGACGCGATCAACCCCGATGACCCGCGCAACCTGACGGTGCCCCAGCTTTTCCGGAAGATCCGCGAGAAGGGAACGGGCAAGGAAGGGGCGACTTTCATCTACCACTTCCACCGCCGGCTTTCGCTGGCGGCTTCGTGCCTCGCGTTCGGGCTCGCCGCCGTCCCGCTCGGCCTGTTCCAGCGGGCCCGCGGCAAGTCGCCGGCGCTGGCGATCACCGTCGCCGTCATCCTCTTCTACTACATGTTCCTTGCCGCGGCAGGCGCCGTCGAGTCGAGCTCCCGCATCGGGATGATCCTCCTGATGTGGCTCCCCAACCTGCTGGTTTTCGGCGGCGCGGTCGTCATATTCCGGATGTCCGAAACGGGGATTCCCGCCCCGCCCCGCATCCTGACGATCCTCTCGGCCCGCCGATGA
- the lptG gene encoding LPS export ABC transporter permease LptG has product MTILQRYLFRELAKTILLCSFGFVMLFLVIDFVDKADDFLKHGAAAREIALYYLATAPSVFVQISPVAVLVAVLVTISLRARSNELTAMFAGGLSLPRVCAPILIGCTLVSLLSFGFSELLIPRASRAAREVSRARVQPGKVAAQFSMNRYWIRGEGAILSAQLVDSRARTLSGFQYLGITPDFRLIRRIEATTATFGKDGRWHLDNGIERTETGGFVPVPFARETFSFPDTIQGFVDGETPPAEMTWSQLSAYVADLRAKGYDVHQYAVDLNAKLAYPLLNIIVSLIAIPFALSAPRSGGVWRSIGIGLLVGFFCWITLSLSLSVGRKGLLPPFVAAWAPGFLFASAGLLLFRHARR; this is encoded by the coding sequence ATGACGATCCTCCAGCGCTACCTCTTCCGCGAGCTGGCCAAGACGATCCTCCTTTGCTCGTTCGGGTTCGTCATGCTCTTCCTCGTCATCGACTTCGTCGACAAGGCCGACGACTTCCTGAAGCACGGCGCAGCGGCGCGCGAGATCGCCCTCTACTACCTGGCCACCGCCCCGAGCGTCTTCGTCCAGATCTCCCCGGTCGCGGTCCTCGTCGCCGTGCTCGTCACCATCTCGCTCCGGGCGCGCAGCAACGAGCTGACCGCCATGTTCGCGGGGGGATTAAGCCTGCCGAGGGTGTGCGCCCCGATCCTGATCGGCTGCACGCTCGTCTCGCTCCTGTCGTTCGGCTTTTCCGAGCTGCTCATTCCGCGCGCGTCGCGTGCCGCGCGGGAAGTCTCCCGCGCACGAGTCCAGCCCGGAAAGGTCGCCGCGCAATTCTCGATGAACCGCTACTGGATCCGGGGGGAAGGCGCCATCCTGTCGGCACAGCTGGTCGATTCGCGGGCCCGGACGCTTTCGGGCTTCCAGTATCTCGGAATCACCCCCGACTTCCGGCTGATCCGGCGCATCGAGGCCACGACGGCCACTTTCGGGAAGGACGGCCGGTGGCATCTCGACAACGGGATCGAGCGGACGGAAACGGGCGGCTTCGTTCCCGTTCCGTTCGCCCGGGAAACGTTCTCGTTCCCCGACACGATCCAGGGCTTCGTCGACGGAGAGACGCCGCCCGCCGAGATGACCTGGTCGCAGTTGTCCGCCTACGTCGCCGACCTCCGCGCCAAGGGGTATGACGTCCACCAGTATGCCGTCGACCTGAACGCGAAGCTGGCCTACCCGCTGCTCAACATCATCGTCAGCCTGATCGCCATCCCGTTCGCGCTGTCGGCCCCGCGCTCCGGCGGGGTCTGGCGCAGCATCGGCATCGGGCTGCTCGTCGGCTTTTTCTGCTGGATCACCCTCTCGCTGTCGCTCTCCGTCGGGCGCAAAGGGCTTTTGCCCCCGTTCGTCGCCGCCTGGGCCCCGGGATTCCTGTTCGCCTCGGCCGGCCTGCTGCTGTTCCGGCATGCCAGGCGCTGA
- a CDS encoding aldo/keto reductase — protein sequence MKTVRLGKTGLEIFPLVFGTLPMGPLQANLLPAEGGKLIRRALDRGVTTIDTAELYGTYGHVREGLGGWDGPVVVLSKTHAADPATARAHVERALREMGRERIEVVHMHGAKVERPFSDRTEVFAELLKMKEEGKIAHVGLSSHYVPAIREAARHPEVEVIHPLLNRVGMGILGGTVDEMLEAISACAEAGKGIYAMKALAGGNFIRDARASLAWVRSFPFVHAVAIGMLSAEEVDANVRFFAEGVAEEDVWKPLEARRRRLRIMTQFCKGCGACVPACASRALSIVDGKAEVDASICVLCGYCAEACPEFVIRVV from the coding sequence ATGAAGACGGTACGACTCGGCAAGACAGGCCTGGAGATCTTCCCGCTCGTGTTCGGCACGCTCCCGATGGGACCTCTGCAGGCGAACCTTTTACCGGCGGAGGGCGGGAAACTGATCCGCCGGGCGCTCGATCGCGGGGTGACGACGATCGACACCGCCGAACTGTACGGCACCTATGGCCACGTCCGGGAAGGGCTGGGCGGATGGGACGGCCCGGTCGTGGTCCTCTCGAAGACGCACGCGGCCGATCCGGCGACGGCGCGCGCGCACGTCGAGCGGGCGCTGCGGGAGATGGGGCGCGAGCGGATCGAGGTGGTCCACATGCACGGGGCGAAGGTGGAGCGGCCGTTTTCCGACCGCACGGAGGTCTTCGCGGAGCTGTTGAAGATGAAAGAAGAGGGGAAGATCGCGCACGTCGGCCTGTCGTCCCACTACGTGCCCGCGATTCGCGAGGCGGCGCGTCATCCCGAGGTGGAGGTGATCCACCCGCTGCTCAATCGGGTCGGCATGGGGATTCTCGGCGGGACGGTCGACGAAATGTTGGAGGCGATCTCCGCATGCGCGGAGGCCGGCAAGGGGATCTACGCGATGAAGGCGCTTGCCGGCGGCAACTTCATCCGCGACGCGCGGGCCAGTCTGGCATGGGTGCGGTCGTTCCCGTTCGTCCATGCGGTGGCGATCGGGATGCTCTCGGCGGAGGAGGTCGACGCGAACGTCCGCTTCTTCGCGGAGGGAGTGGCGGAAGAAGACGTCTGGAAACCGCTCGAGGCGCGTCGGCGTCGGCTGCGCATCATGACTCAGTTCTGCAAGGGGTGCGGCGCCTGCGTGCCGGCCTGCGCCTCGCGGGCGCTCTCGATCGTGGACGGGAAGGCCGAGGTGGACGCGTCGATTTGCGTGCTGTGCGGATACTGCGCGGAGGCCTGCCCGGAGTTCGTCATTCGGGTCGTCTGA
- a CDS encoding DJ-1/PfpI family protein, whose protein sequence is MKPLSGKKVLFLVNQVDFRDEEMLQPKEELTAAGAVVFIAARDKATAKGMLGAVVEPDLAIRDAMAADYDAVVAVGGRGTPDWLWQDDAAHALLRDSKAAGKLVAGICLSGATLAIAGVLKGVEATCWPTDDSLKAMRSGGASYVDRPVVVSGKIITANGPPAAHEFGKALIAALSR, encoded by the coding sequence ATGAAACCATTGTCAGGGAAAAAGGTGCTCTTCCTCGTCAACCAGGTCGACTTCCGGGATGAAGAGATGCTCCAACCGAAAGAGGAATTGACGGCTGCCGGCGCAGTCGTTTTCATCGCAGCCAGGGACAAGGCCACCGCGAAGGGCATGCTCGGCGCCGTGGTCGAACCGGATCTCGCGATCCGCGACGCGATGGCGGCGGACTACGATGCCGTCGTCGCCGTCGGCGGCCGCGGCACGCCCGACTGGCTCTGGCAGGACGATGCCGCCCACGCACTGCTGCGAGATTCGAAGGCGGCGGGGAAGCTGGTCGCAGGCATCTGCCTGTCGGGCGCGACGTTGGCGATCGCCGGCGTGCTGAAGGGGGTCGAAGCCACCTGTTGGCCCACCGACGACTCCCTGAAGGCCATGCGCAGCGGCGGAGCCTCTTATGTCGACCGCCCGGTCGTCGTTTCGGGGAAGATCATCACGGCCAATGGGCCGCCCGCAGCCCACGAATTCGGAAAAGCGCTGATCGCGGCGCTCTCGCGATAG
- a CDS encoding FAD-binding oxidoreductase: MTTFDKGKIEALKSGFKGEILLPGNGAYESARGIWNAMIDRHPAVIARCTDTPGVVRCVNFARDNALLLAVRGGGHNIAGNAVCDDGFVIDLSLMKAARVDVAGRRATIEGGATLGDLDAATQAHGLATPTGINSTTGIAGLTLGGGFGWLSRKYGMTVDNLESAEVVTAAGEVVRASATEHPDLFWALRGGSGNFGVVTRFEFRLHPVGPDLLSGLIVYPLSEAKAVLQQYREFIDKAPDELSVWPVLRLAPPLPFLPEAVHGKGIVALALIYAGDPKAGEQRVEPLRRFGTLLGEHVGVQPYVAWQKVFDPLLAPGARNYWKSHNFTKLEDGLFDTVIDAIGKQPSPQCEIFFGSIGGATTRPAPDATAYAHRETRFVMNVHGRWDDAADDQRCIGWARDFFKASAPFASGGVYVNFLTADEGDRIRSAYGPNYDRLVQVKRKYDPANLFRVNQNIPPG, from the coding sequence ATGACGACTTTCGATAAGGGCAAGATCGAAGCGTTGAAAAGCGGCTTCAAGGGCGAGATCCTGCTTCCGGGAAACGGCGCCTACGAATCCGCACGCGGGATCTGGAACGCGATGATCGACAGGCACCCCGCGGTCATCGCCCGTTGCACCGACACGCCGGGCGTCGTCCGGTGCGTCAACTTCGCGAGGGACAACGCCCTCCTGCTCGCCGTGCGCGGCGGGGGGCACAACATCGCCGGCAACGCGGTGTGCGACGACGGTTTCGTGATCGACCTTTCGCTGATGAAGGCCGCACGAGTCGACGTCGCCGGACGCCGCGCCACCATCGAAGGGGGCGCCACGCTCGGGGACCTCGACGCCGCCACCCAGGCCCACGGCCTCGCCACGCCGACCGGCATCAATTCCACCACCGGCATTGCCGGGCTCACGCTCGGCGGAGGCTTCGGCTGGCTCAGCCGCAAGTACGGCATGACGGTCGACAACCTCGAGTCCGCCGAGGTGGTGACCGCGGCCGGCGAAGTGGTGCGCGCCAGCGCGACCGAACACCCCGACCTCTTCTGGGCGCTCCGGGGAGGCAGCGGCAATTTCGGCGTGGTCACCCGCTTCGAGTTCCGGCTTCACCCCGTCGGCCCCGACCTCCTGAGCGGCCTCATCGTGTACCCCCTTTCGGAGGCAAAGGCGGTGCTCCAGCAGTATCGGGAATTCATCGACAAGGCGCCTGACGAGCTCTCGGTGTGGCCCGTCCTGCGCCTGGCGCCACCGCTGCCGTTCCTGCCAGAGGCGGTCCACGGCAAGGGAATCGTCGCGCTGGCGCTGATCTACGCGGGAGACCCGAAGGCGGGCGAACAACGGGTCGAGCCGCTGCGCCGGTTCGGCACGCTCCTGGGCGAGCACGTCGGCGTCCAGCCCTACGTGGCCTGGCAGAAGGTTTTCGACCCCCTCCTCGCCCCCGGCGCCCGCAACTACTGGAAATCCCACAATTTCACGAAGCTTGAGGACGGCCTCTTCGATACCGTGATCGACGCCATCGGGAAGCAGCCTTCCCCGCAGTGCGAGATCTTCTTCGGATCGATCGGGGGCGCCACCACCCGCCCGGCCCCGGACGCCACCGCCTACGCCCACCGCGAAACCCGCTTCGTGATGAACGTCCACGGCCGTTGGGACGACGCAGCCGACGACCAGCGCTGCATCGGCTGGGCGCGCGATTTCTTCAAGGCTTCGGCCCCCTTCGCCAGCGGCGGCGTCTATGTCAATTTCCTCACCGCCGATGAAGGCGACCGCATCCGCTCCGCCTACGGCCCGAACTACGACCGCCTCGTCCAGGTGAAGCGCAAGTACGATCCGGCCAACCTCTTCCGGGTGAACCAGAACATCCCGCCGGGCTAG
- a CDS encoding DUF362 domain-containing protein yields the protein MERQSSRRTFLKTSAVVLGAGALCGFRGMGDALGAGSDSSRVYFSRDIGPDALLKIYSRIDREITGRTGIKVHTGEPNGPNILPRDMVKALQARIPGSCLVETNTLYKGKRSTTADHRETIKVNGWDFCPVDILDEDGAVMIPVKGGKRFKEMSVGRNLLKYDSLVVLTHFKGHAMGGFGGSLKNIAIGLADGPIGKKMIHAAPDNENYASWLKGEPFQENMVESAKASIDHFGNRIVYINVLRNMSVDCDCAGVTAAPVKARNLGILASTDLLAVDKASIDLVYGLPEAELHDLRERIESRKGLRQLSYMKEMKMGNDRYELVTL from the coding sequence ATGGAAAGACAAAGTTCGCGCCGCACGTTCCTGAAGACCAGCGCCGTCGTGCTGGGCGCGGGCGCCCTGTGCGGATTCCGCGGCATGGGGGACGCGCTCGGTGCCGGGTCGGACAGTTCCCGAGTGTACTTTTCACGGGACATCGGCCCGGACGCGCTGCTGAAGATCTATTCGAGGATCGATCGCGAGATTACGGGCAGGACCGGCATCAAGGTGCATACCGGCGAGCCGAACGGTCCCAACATCCTCCCGCGGGACATGGTGAAGGCGCTGCAGGCGCGGATTCCCGGCAGTTGCCTGGTCGAGACCAACACCTTGTACAAGGGAAAGAGATCCACCACGGCGGATCACCGCGAGACCATCAAGGTCAACGGTTGGGATTTCTGTCCGGTGGACATCCTCGACGAGGACGGGGCGGTGATGATTCCCGTCAAGGGAGGGAAACGTTTCAAGGAGATGTCCGTGGGCAGGAACCTCCTGAAGTACGACTCGCTGGTGGTGCTGACCCATTTCAAGGGTCACGCCATGGGCGGTTTCGGCGGATCGCTGAAGAACATCGCCATCGGCCTCGCGGACGGGCCCATCGGTAAGAAGATGATCCATGCCGCCCCCGACAACGAAAACTATGCGTCGTGGCTCAAGGGCGAGCCTTTCCAGGAAAACATGGTGGAGTCGGCCAAGGCCTCCATCGATCATTTCGGCAACCGGATCGTCTACATCAACGTGCTGCGGAACATGTCCGTGGATTGCGACTGTGCAGGCGTCACGGCTGCTCCGGTCAAGGCCCGCAATCTGGGGATCCTCGCCTCCACCGACCTTTTGGCCGTCGACAAGGCGTCAATCGACCTGGTGTACGGGCTTCCCGAGGCGGAGCTCCACGACCTCCGGGAGCGCATCGAATCCCGCAAGGGGCTGCGCCAGCTTTCGTACATGAAGGAAATGAAAATGGGCAACGACCGGTACGAGCTGGTCACGCTCTAG